The following is a genomic window from Sporosarcina luteola.
GTGATATTGACGCCGTCGTAAAAGCCAAGCAGTTTCAGCGGGATATGTCCCTGATCGTGATACATTGCCACCACGATGTCATACTGTCCTTCCTGGCACTGCAGGAACACCGTATCCGGCGGACAGGGGCCAAAAACCTCAATGTCCTGCGCCTGCATCGCCTTCACCGCGGGCGCGACGGTGGTGATCTCCTCGTCGCCGAACAGGCCATTTTCACCAGCGTGCGGATTAACGCCCGCTACCGCAATGCGCGGCTTCTCAAAGCCGACGCGGCGCAGGAAGGTGTCCGCCATGCCAATTACTGTCTCAATGCGCGAG
Proteins encoded in this region:
- a CDS encoding 4-hydroxythreonine-4-phosphate dehydrogenase PdxA, which produces TELLAHLTNTKDYAMVLYTDKLKVIHVTTHIALRKFLDTLNRSRIETVIGMADTFLRRVGFEKPRIAVAGVNPHAGENGLFGDEEITTVAPAVKAMQAQDIEVFGPCPPDTVFLQCQEGQYDIVVAMYHDQGHIPLKLLGFYDGVNIT